The following is a genomic window from Candidatus Omnitrophota bacterium.
TTTACGTCTCGCACCCGACCGAGGGATCGGCGATGATCGGCGGAACGGTCGCGACAAATGCTTCCGGCGCCAGATCGTTTCGCTATGGCCCGACCCGAAAGTATGTAAAACGTCTTAAGATGGTTATGGCCGACGGGGAAATATTTGAAATTACGCGCGGTGAGAAATTTCTTTCAAAGAACGATTCATATATAAGTTTTCCATCAGGCCGCTCGGTAAAAATACCAATGCCTTCCTATGTAATGCCGGCGGTAAAAAATTCCGCAGGATATTATATTACGGACGGGATGGATCTTATCGACCTTTTTATAGGACAGGAGGGGACTCTGTCGGTAATAACCGAGGTGGAGATGGGACTCGTTAAAAAACCGGCCGCAGTATTGAGTTGTTTCGTTTTTTTTAAAAAAGAGGAGGATGCGTGGTTTTTCTCCGAAGAAATAAAGAAAAGACGTAATATGGGTGTTATGTCCGTCGAATACTTTGACATGAACGCTGTCCGGATGTTGATGGCGAAAAATAGTAATGTTCCGCGCGATTCGGAAGCGGCAATATTCTTCGAACAGGACATGGATGAGCTAAAGATTGAGTCTGTATTGTCCGGGTGGGAGGCGGCTATATCGCGGCACTCTTCATCTCTCGACGATACCTGGGTTGCCATGAATGAAAAAGAGGCGCAAGCCTTTACCGCCCTCAGATATGCGATTCCTGAAACGATCAATGATATTATTCGGCGCAGTGGTTTCAAAAAATTCAGTACCGACATAGCTGTGCCGGACGACAATTTTTTGAAGATGCTAAAATTTTACCGGAAGATTTTTCGCCGTGAACGTATCGGCCACGTCATATTCGGACATATAGGCGAAAGTCACCTGCATGTCAATATCCTACCGACATCTCCGGAGGAAGTAAGGGTCGCGGAGAAGCTTGCGGCAGAGTTTGTGAAAAAAGGTGTTTCTCTTGGAGGTACGATTTCAGCGGAGCATGGGGTGGGAAAGTTAAAACACCGATACCTTGAGACGATGTACGGCCGAAGAGGTGTTTTGGAAATGGCGCGGCTCAAAAAAACGCTTGACCCAAAATGCATATTGGGGCTGGATAATATATTTGATAAAGAATTGCTTGTATAAGCGCAATATTAGCCTTGAATTTTTGATTTTTACAGGTATAATTGAACTATTACAATTCAGATTACGTTATCAGGAGGATGATTGTCATGGTAAAAATAGCGTCTGTAATATTTGTCGCGGCGATTTTGATCGTATCGGTATCAGGTTCGGTTTATTCGATGGACGATGATTCATCGCGTGAGTTATTAAAGCAAGGCTTGCTGGGCGCAGGAACGGGGGCTATAGCTTCCGGCGCTTCCGGTGGTGATGCCGGTAAGGGCGCTTTGATAGGCGCGGGTACAGGCGCTATAGGCGGCATACTTTTGGACGCTATAACTAAACCTTCGTCGTCATCGCGGCGCACCGCCGCGGCCACGCAGGATGAATACTACGATGATCAGCAGGAAGAATATTACGAAGAGCCACAGCAGGAATCAGGTACGCAGAAAGCCTTAAAACAGGGCCTGCTTGGCGCGGGCACCGGCGCAATCGCATCGGGTGCGTCGGGTGGTAATGCCGGGCAGGGCGCTTTGATAGGCGCGGGCACCGGTATAATCGGCGGCATCCTTCTGGACTCTTTGACCCAACCTTCGCAACCTAAAAAGGTATACAAACGTCGTCCACAAGCGGTTACCCAGCAAATTCAAACACAGCAGAATGTGAAAGTGGAGGAAGAACAGGCCGGGTCGGAGGGTGGAAAGAAGAAGATCATAAAAAAATATGATCCAACCGGGAAACTGGTCTCCGAAGAAGAGGTATATTACTAATATAAATCAAAAGATAATAAGCGCGGAGCCGGGATAAAAACCTCCTTCTTGTCAAACGATCCGAAAAGGAGGTTTTTTATTAGCGTATGAAGACACCAAAAGAATTTGTTTTAATACAAACGGCGGTTTTAATCATAGCGGTTGCGATATACGCCGGCATTAAACTTTTACCTGTTGTCGACAAGACATCGGTAAATAAGCGGGAGTCATCTTTTGTTGCCAGAGTTGTCGATGGTGATACGCTACGGCTGTCGGACGGCAGGAAGGTGCGTCTGATAGGCGTGGATACGCCGGAAGTGCATTACAGCGAGAAGCTTCTGCGCGATTCGAAGAGAACGCATAAAGATGTCGACGTTATCAGGTCGCTGGGACGAAGATCCGCGGATTTTACCAGGCGGCTATGTGAAGGCAAGGCGATAAAAATCGAGAAGGATATTACTAAGTTGGATAGATATGGCAGGATCTTGGGCTATGTTTATCTTGAAGACGGTATTTTCGTGAATGCCGAAATAATAAAAGAAGGCTACGGCCAGGTTATGACGATACCTCCGAATGTAAAATACTCGGAATATTTTTATAATTTGCAACGCGAAGCCAGGAATAAGCGCATAGGCCTGTGGGCAGATACGGATGTCATGTGAATATAGATAAACTGAAATACAGTAAAGACATTGGACTTATAAATCCCTCTATGATAGCGGGATGGCCGGGAATGGGTAATGTGGCTCTCGGTGTCGTTGATTATTTACAGCGTAAACTGCGCGCCGCTAAATTTGCCGAGATCGAAATCGACCCTATGTCGGTAATCGATTCGGTTTCTGTGGAGAACGGCATTGCTTCTTTTGGGCCAGCTCCAAAAAATGTATTCTATTATACAAAAAATCCGGATATTATCATATTTAAAGGCGAGGCGCAGTTGCCCGGCCAGGACGGTATTCTGTTACTTGAAGAGGTTCTCGATCTGGCTTCCAAGTTAAAGGTGAAACGGATATATACCGGTGCCGCATTCCCAGTTCCCGTTAGCCATAAAGAGCCCTCAAGGGTTTATTCCGCGGTTAATAAGAGGTCTTTAAAGGCCCCCCTTGCCAGATTCGGCTTGCTTCCTATGGAGAGCGGGCACATAGCGGGGCTTAACGGATTACTTCTTGGATTTGCCGAAAAGAAGGGGATGGAGGCGGCCTGCCTTCTGGCAACTATGCCTCAATACGCGATAAGCTTGCCTAACCCAAGGGCAACGGCGGCTATAATAGAGGCTTTACGAAGGATCCTTGGCTTTGAACCGGATATGGCGGAATTAAGCGAATGCATAAAGGACATGGACGAAAAGATGATGGTTATCGAGGACAAGATGAAGGATGTTATGTCCGTAGAGACTAAAGAAGCAAGCGCTCAGCCATTATCCTCAGGTAAAATTCTACCGCCTTATATAAAAGTCAGAATCGAGAAGTTGTTTGCAGAGGCCGCAGGAGATAAAGCAAAAGCCATTTTGCTTAAGAGCGAGCTTGACCGATGGGATCTTTTTAAAACATACGAAGATAGATTTCTGGACCTGTTTAAATAGAATAGCAAATATAAAAAAGGGGGGCCGTTTATGCTGAAGAAGCCGGTTATTATAACGGCGGCGATCATAATTATTACGGCCGCTTCTATTTTTATATACCGCTACCAGATATTGCAGTATACCGCTGAGTCGCTTATCAGGAAGTATCTCCCGGCCTACGTGAGTATCGACACTATTAAATTCGATTTTACAAAATCGGATATAATCCTTACAGGATTCCGCATGTCAAACCCACCCGGATTTTCCAATCCTAACTTGATAGAGATAAATAAGATCACATGTCATTATGCGCTTCAGGGCAAAAACATGCTGAACGGTTTTGTTCTGTCAAATCCGGTTTTGACCGACGCATCGCTTGATATCGAAAGGCTTGGCGACGGCAGACTTAACCTCTTTGAGGCGCAATCGATTATGATAAAGAATCCGGCCGCTTCCTCTAAAGGAAATCTTGAAGAAGAAGCCACTCCAGATAAGGGCAAACAAGAAGCTGATAAAAATGCCGGGGTTATCCTGCCCGAGGTATTTACGCTAAAGAACGCGAAGATGACTTTTTCAGACGGCATGGTCGGTGATAGGCCCCATGTTATATCCCTGGAAAATATCGACACGGTGCTTACGATGAAGATGAACAGGCAATGTACCAGAGTATTATCGGTTACAGCCGTAGGCGGCGGTAATCTTATGGGGGATCGAGCTCAATCCGTTAGATGGACCATAGGTATGGATCCAACGGCACAGCGCCTTACGATGTCCAACAGGTTCGAGGTTTCCGGCGTATTTATACCGCTATTCGAACCATATTATGATAAGTATTCTCCGTTAGTTTTTAAATCCGGAAGATTCTCCGGGCTTCTTATTTTTGATTTTGATAATGGCATGATAGGGTCAAGTGATGAGCTCCATTTGTCGGGAGTAAAGTTTTTTGTAAAACCCGGATACGAAAACGCGACATTCTGGGAGACCACCGTTCCCGACCTGGTGAAGTATTTCACATCCCCATACGGAGACATAATTTTTGATTTTAAGATAAAAGGAGATATGGCAGATCCAAAATTCTATCTCGGCCCTAAATCAAAAAAAGCGATCGTGGCCATGGCGATCGATAAGATATCAGAGGCAATGCAAAAAACTGCCGCGTCAGGCAATGGTCAGGGCGCAAAGTCCGATATCGAAAAAGCGCAGGATTACATCGAGCTTTTTAGAGGACTGATCAAAAAATAAAAAAGGTTTTGATGGAAAAACTTTCGAAAAATGTGACATGGTTGGCTGCCGCGAATATCGTGAGCAGCCTTTTTAGTACGGTTCTGTTCGTATATCTTGCCAGGATGCTGGGGCCGGATGCATTTGGGTATATATCGTATGCATTTACGATAGCATTCTTTCTTGCTAATTTTGTCGATATAGGGCTGTCCACATACGGCATACGCGAGATAGCAAAAACACCGGATAAAGTGCACGATTACGTTTCTGAGATAGTCTCTTTCCGTTTTCTTATAGCAAGCGCGTTATTTGCAATGCTTTGTGCTGTCACTCTCATCTCATCGCATTCATCATCGATGAAAGCCGTTATATTAGCATCGGGGTTGATGCTATTTACCTTTGCCGTAGGTACGGAGTGGGCGTTTCAGGGTGTAGAGAAGATGAGGATGGTGTTTATTTCCTGCGCAGTAACATCATTTTTACAGCTCGGATTGACGCTGATTTTTGTTAAAAGACCTTCAGACCTGTTGAAAGCTCCGGTCATATACTTTCTGGCAACGTTGCCGATCATCGTAGTTTTTTTACGTCTCTTCAAATACAGGGTACTTTTAAAAAAGGCGGACGTAAAGAAGATTTTTTCGTATCTGTCAAGCGCCGTTGTCATATGGTCGATATCGATATTTGCTCAGGTATATAACGGGCTCGACATTTTTATCGTAGGACTTTTCAGGCCTATCGAGGACGTAGGCTACTTTACCATAGCCCGCAGGGTTATCGGTGCCTTTATCATGTTCATGGTATTTTTAACCAATGCGATCTTGCCTAGGCTGTCTCACGCTTCCTGCAATGACCCGGAACTTTTTAAGTCGACCACTCGAAAGTTTTTCAGAATGTGCGTAGCGGTGACAATATTTGTTCTGGTGCCGGCTATCTTTTTATGCGAGAGAGTTATTTTGATGGCAGTAGGTTGGGAATACTTACCAGCAGTTCTTCCGTTGAATATTATGATAGTCGGCCTGGTATTCGTTCTGTTTAACCTGCCGTATTCCACAGGTCTTATTGCATGCGGTATGGAAAAGGACGTTATGATACAAACTGCCGCCAGCGCGGCCTTAAGCCTCTTAATAAACTTTATTATTATACCGATATATGGTATTATTGGTGCCGCTATATCATTTACCATTGTTGAAATATTTGCATTTGTATGGATCTTCTGGATATACGAAAAGAGGATCCGCCGTACCATAGCCAGTAAAAAATAAAGGAGGGGAGAGATGGTTGAAAGAAGCGAGTATAAAGGGAAGCCGGTTTTAATATTGAAAAGGGATGAGAACGATAAGTATCCGTTTGCTTTCGGGCTTAATAAAGCAAAAATGATGCTGGAAAACATAGAAGAGATCAAAAGATTCGTAGAAGAGAACGATAAGGCCGTTGATCAATAATCGCCGGTTTTGTTTATGAAAAGGCTCATAAACAAGTCCGTATTTTTTATAGGATGGTTGCTTTCGCCGCTTACTTTTTGGAACGACATCTTCGTAAACATACCAATATCGTATCTGACGGCAAGCTTTCTGGTGCGTTTTACCCATATCAATTTCGGAGTATTGGTGGTCGCTTGTTACTGGGTAAGTAACATCATTGGCCTTGCCATGATGTATGTAGCCGGAAAGAACATAGCGCGCCAGGGTAAGGGCATGGCCAGGGAAATATTTGGTATTGTAGCCGCGATCGTAATTTATAGCGTCGCATTATTACTGCTGACATGGGCCGGAATTATTAATCCTTTGCAAGCTTCCGCAATATAATAATCTATAATCACGCAAAATCATCAACGTAACAGGAGTAAGTCATACCTATGAACCCATATATTGGCTATATGTCTACGTCCTATAATATATCTTATGTTAACTTGATGTATGGAAAAGAATAGACATAACATATTGTAAATAAATATGTTATGTAAAATATGGTGTTTCCTGTGAATAAGTGTTTACTTCTTGGCGGGCGCTTCTGCATCTTTAAGCGTATTACCGAGTTTCTTTGTGAAGTCCTGCATCATGCCTTTCATGTCTTCATGTAATTTCCGCTTGTTTGGATCAAGGTATGTTTGACGGTATTTAGCTTCCTGTTGCTGTATGTAGCCGACCTCGAACGCGCTATCGTTTGATTTACGTATTCTGTCCAGTATTTTATCCAGTTCGCTTGGCGGTAGTTTTTCCAGTTCTTCCTGAGTTATGTTCGGTTTGAGTATACTACGAAGCTGTAGTAAAGCCATGTTTTTTGCCAGGTCTTTTAGTATGTTGTCGTAATATGGCTTAGTCGATTTCGCATATTCATTTATTATCCTGCACTTAGCGTTCTCCAGTTCCGAGAAAACCTCTTTTATATTTGCCATATCGCCTTTTTTCAATAAATCTGGCATAGCTTGAGCCAAAAGTATGTTTGTAACTGCTTGCAATAGATCGTTTTGGGCTTTCTTCAGCTCCGGATCCATATTTCCATCCGCGCCAGCCTCTATTTTATTAACGTCTCCTACGAGTGCCCTTATGGCGTCAAGTATCGTCTTCTGATCTTCCGAAGGGTTACTCATTATTTTCATAAGCGCGGACATAACCCCAAGCGTTTCTTCTTTACTGGCAATTTCGCCATTTGGGGCTATAGCTCCAGAGTTAAGCGCCGCTAACGCTATCATATTAAATACCTCGTCCTTCGGCATCATCTTGACGCCATCCTGATATGTTGATTGATTACCGGAAAAATTGTTTTTTGCCGTTATATCGTATAATCTGTTACCATTTTCGGTATCTTGGCCAAAGTATAAAGAGTAACCATCCGCAACATTACTTGTCTCACTTGCTATGTTATATAGTGATATTAATTCCCCTGTTGTTACGGCGAGTGTCGCTACCCCGTAATCATTAATAGGTGTGATAGATGTTGTGGTTATACTGTCGTATGTATATGTTTCCGGTATCCATACATCTGGATCGGAATAAGCATCAAGATATACCGAATTGTAACTTTGAGTTATACCATACTCGTTAGACATGGTTATGGTAGAGTCGGGAGAAAGACTATACCAGTCATCAGCCGAAAGCTCACTCCAGGAGTAATAGGAATTATCCATCCCATCCCAAGTATTACTCAAGTACCCTTTATGAAAGAATTCCCCATCATAAGAATAATCGGTCCAGAATGTACCATTAACGAACATTCCGCCTGTATACCAGCTTACTCCAGTGTATACTTTTTCGCCCGTACCGTTGGTGTAATATTCAAGAAGTCCTTTAACATTACCATAGGCGGTTCCGTAACCAGCCACTTGCACATCCATATATCCTAGATCAACTGATTCATACGATGTTGCTACGTAGCTTCCTTCATGCCATTGCCCCGTTTCATAATATCCGCCTGACCATATCCGACCAATGGACGTGCTATCGCCGGAGTTTAAACTGGCCGTGGTCGAAATCGTATTATTATTAAGCCTGTCCAATATGTCAATGCCTATACGATCACCGTATACCGGATCACTTGCAAAGTAGACAGATGTAACCTCAGTATTTGCATCAAACGCGAAATGATTACTTATATTACCATAAGAATTCAATACTTCAACGGAGGTAGTAGAGTCGCTATTACGTACTACCAGCGCAAGAGAGCCATTACTTAAGAGTAGCCCTTGCACATCTATATAGTCATCACTGGAAAAGGATAGGCGTTGGTAGTAGAAATCATCGATCGTGGTCGTGCTTATGGCTTGCTTAGAGAGAAGCACCTCATTACTTCCGTCATTTTTGATTATATCAAAGTAGTAGCTCTCCCCTTCCTTATATGCGTGAAGTATATTGCCACTACCAAGTATTATGGCCGGAGTACCATCTGCAAGTATGATTGTGGCGGTGGCAGTTGCCTTTTGCCCCCGCGCGCTACTTTTTTGCTTCAGTACCGGGGTAATCTTTTCCGGTGTTTTACTTTCAGGTTTTTTTTTGGCTAAATTAAGATTGGCGGCGTTTGGAGACTTATTAAGGAGGCCGATCTTTTCAAGTATTTTATCGAGCATTCCGGGTTGCTTTCCGTTATTTTGGTGCATTACGGCCTCAGCCTGATACCTTGCTATATTTAAATAGCCTGGAGAGAATACCGATGAACTACTATTACTAGTGCGATCATTTTCACTTATACTGGTATAAGCCATAGCATTACCTGCAAGGAATAACATTATAGTTACACCAATGATTTGTACACACCCTATTCTACCGAAAATTTTTGTTTTCATTTTCGCACCTCTATAATTCATCGTTTCTATTCTTCTAACTAAAGTATACACTATATCCAAGGAAAAGGAATAGGGGTATGGCTGACTTTTTTATTTTTAATTCGGAGCCTCGGCCTGTAGACCGAGGAGGCTCCACTTACTGTGTTCTGCGGTCTAAGAGGAAGGTACTTTTCTGCACCTGTTTCACGCGGCTTTTTATGTTTACAGCGATGTTGGTGAGCTCGCCGTAGCTTGAAATGGCTCGTAATTGGTTGGTTACCCCTGCCAAAGATATCGTCATTATGGGAAACTTCATAAGCTCTCCCCTTCGGCTCTTCTCTACTATGAACCCTATGTCGAGATCCTCTTTATTATAAAAAGCCCTGACCTTGGTATCGAATTGATGGATTATCTCCTGCGCGATGGCATCTGCTCTTGCCGGACTTGTTATCATGAAAAAGTCGTCGCCGCCCTCATGTCCGACAAAATCCCCGGGAGCTCCTTTTAGTTTCACAGCATTCTCGATGACATCGCATGTAAACTTTATTATATCGTCGCCTTTCGCTATGCCGTAGTGGTCGTTATAGGCTTTAAAATTATCCAGATCTATATGCACAGCTACAAATTTTTCGTTAATTTTGATCCTTCGCTCCACCTCTTCACGTATTATCGTATTACCCGGTAATTTTGTGAGCGGATTGACGTTCTCCGCCCGCTCCTTCATCTTTTTCAAGGCTATCGTCATTAGGTTAAAAGTATCCCCCAGCTCCTGTATCTCGTCCCGTGTATTTATCTTTACATTTAGGTCGAGGTTTCCGGAAGATATCTCTTTAGTAGCTTTATTGAGCAATCTTATAGGCCAGACGATCGTACGAACCAGCATGAATCCCAGGAATAGATTGCCGATTATTACGGCGATTGCTGTTAATGCGATCGGTATTAAAATATCGGCAACAGCTTTGCTTATATTGGCTATAGAAAAAGAAAGCTTAGCGATATATTTCGGCGAGTTACCAAGCCATATCGGTATATAAATATCTATCATCTTCGTTTTTCCGTTGACGGTAGAATAGAACCAGTCATTACCCTCCGCTGTTTTTGACAAGCGCAAATATGTATTTATATCTTCTTTAGTTTCTCCGAACTCTTTTGCGATAGGATCGTTTGTAGCTATGGCATTTCCGTCCATCGACATTATGGATATCCTGTCCGCTATCCCCTCTTTTGAAAAAGATTCAACGGCGGCTTCGAATATAGCCGGTACGGTTTCGTCAGTATCGATGCCTTTTAATAGCATCTCGAGAGTGGTTTTGACTATGATGGTACCTACGCGGGCACGATATTTATTATAGGAATTCAGGCGGTCGAGATGATTATTGAGTTGTATAGAAGTAAAAATAGAAATGAATAAGAGGGATAGCCCCGCTATCAGAAGAGTTACTCTAACCTGCAGTCGGAACTTGTGCATATGCAAAGTATTATATATCGCTTAAGGAATTAATACAATATTTTTTAAAAAAGGCTCCCTTGTTTTTGACGATTCTTGTGATATAATTAATTTACAATACGAAAGGTCGCAATAATGAAAAAAGTCATAGCATTGATACTGGGCGGCGGGCAGGGCAAGCGGCTCTTCCCCTTAACAATGTACCGCTCCAAACCTGCGGTTCCGATAGGCGGTAAGTATCGCCTTATCGACATACCGATAAGCAATTGCCTGCATTCCGGCTTAAAAGATATATATGTCCTCACGCAGTTCAACTCCGAGTCGTTGAATAATCATATTAATAATACTTATAGATTCGACTATTTCTCCCGCGCGTTTGTGCGTATATTGGCGGCCGAGCAGACGGTGGATAATACGAGCTGGTTCCAGGGTACCGCCGACGCTGTGAGACGCAATCTTTCCCATCTTGATCTAAAAGGCGATGAACAGATACTCATACTCTCCGGCGATCATCTTTACAATATGGATTACAGGGAGCTTATTGATTATCATATTTCCCGCAAGGCGGACGTTACCGTATCGGCTATACCTGTATCCGAAAAAGAGGTCGGTGAATTCGGAATATTGAAGATGTCGAAAGAAGGCAGGATAGCAAGTTTTAAGGAAAAACCGAAGAGCCGCGCGGAGCTTAAAGGATATAAGATAAGTAGTGGTGTCGACGGCAATTATCTCGCGTCTATGGGTGTATATGTCTTCAATTCCAGGACGCTTACGGAGGCGTTGTCAGGCAATGACGCGGATTTCGGTAAAGAGGTTATCCCTCATTCAATAAAACGATCGCGTAGTTTCGGTTATACTTTCAGCGGCTACTGGAAGGATGTCGGAACGATACAGTCGTTCTATGAAGTCAATATGGGTATGTCCGCGTCGAAACAGCAATTTTCGTTCTTCTACGATGGCTCATTATTTACCAGGCCGAGGTTTTTACCATCCGCCAGGATATTTAATTCGGATATTAAGAATTCGCTGATCACGGAAGGATCGGTTATATCCGACGCAGATATAACTAATTCGATAATAGGATTAAGGTCCATAATAGGTAAAAATTGCCGTATCTCGCGGACTGTAATGATGGGCGCCGATTATTATGAAGCTAAAGACTCAAAGGAAGTGATATCCGTCGGTATCGGGGATGGGGCTTTTATAGACAAGGCCATCGTAGACAAGAATGCCCGCATAGGCAAAAATGTAACAATAAAAAATATGCGTAATATAGATAATTTCGACGGAGAAAATTATTTTATACGTGATGGTATAGTGATAGTGCCGAAGGGTGCGATAATAAAACCCGGCACTAAGATATAGCGGTTTTCCCGTAAAAAGACCCCTGGCATGTACCTCTTTTTGTAAGCACTTGCTTGATCCTGTTGATAGTTCCGGTCTTGTTCATGGCCCACGCAGGAGCAACGTGGGTTTTACTGTCTCCTTCCCCTGTCAATCGCTGTATTATGATATCCGGATCGAGGCGCTCGATAAAGTCGCAGGCAAGCTCAACATATTCCTCCCGCGTCATTAAAGATATCTCCCCTTGAGCGTATAGTTTTTCCATGGGACTGTTTTTCAGCACGTGCAAAAGGTGCATCTTTATTCCATCTATTTTTAAAGCACTCAAACTTTTCGCCGTTTTCATCATATCTTCCCTGCTTTCACCGGGAAGCCCCAGTATCACATGAACACAGACCGGGATATGAAATTTCTGCGTAAGTTTTAAAGCCGACAGGAAATCCTCAAAAGTATGCCCTCTATTTATGGCGTTGAGCGTACGATTGTGTATAGATTGTAATCCCAACTCGATCCACATCTCGTATCGATCGGCGTATGAGGAGATGAGTTTCAATTTTGCATCATCCAGCGTATCCGGGCGGGTTCCTATGGATATGCCGACGACATCGTCGATGCCGAGAGTCTGATCGTAGCGCTCCTTAAGCGCCTCCGGCGAGTCGTAGGTATTAGTGAATGCCTGGAAATACGCGATAAATCTCGACGCATTTTTAGCCTGCCGCAGATATTTAATCCGTGAAATTAACTGCTCCCTGATAGAATTTTTCGGATCTGTGTAAGAGGATCTTGCGCCAACGTCACTGCAATACAAACAGCCGCTGGTACTTATAGTGCCGTCGCGATTTGGACATGAGAAGCCCCCGTCGAGGCCTATCCTGTATACCTTGCATCCGTATTTTTCGCGTAAGACGGAATTGTAGTCGTTGTAGAGTTTCATTTTTTCCGTAGATAGACCATGAGTATGGATATCGCCGCTGGCGTTACTCCGGAAATCCTGGAGGCTTGAGCC
Proteins encoded in this region:
- a CDS encoding PAC2 family protein — translated: MNIDKLKYSKDIGLINPSMIAGWPGMGNVALGVVDYLQRKLRAAKFAEIEIDPMSVIDSVSVENGIASFGPAPKNVFYYTKNPDIIIFKGEAQLPGQDGILLLEEVLDLASKLKVKRIYTGAAFPVPVSHKEPSRVYSAVNKRSLKAPLARFGLLPMESGHIAGLNGLLLGFAEKKGMEAACLLATMPQYAISLPNPRATAAIIEALRRILGFEPDMAELSECIKDMDEKMMVIEDKMKDVMSVETKEASAQPLSSGKILPPYIKVRIEKLFAEAAGDKAKAILLKSELDRWDLFKTYEDRFLDLFK
- a CDS encoding TIGR01212 family radical SAM protein (This family includes YhcC from E. coli K-12, an uncharacterized radical SAM protein.), producing MKLYNDYNSVLREKYGCKVYRIGLDGGFSCPNRDGTISTSGCLYCSDVGARSSYTDPKNSIREQLISRIKYLRQAKNASRFIAYFQAFTNTYDSPEALKERYDQTLGIDDVVGISIGTRPDTLDDAKLKLISSYADRYEMWIELGLQSIHNRTLNAINRGHTFEDFLSALKLTQKFHIPVCVHVILGLPGESREDMMKTAKSLSALKIDGIKMHLLHVLKNSPMEKLYAQGEISLMTREEYVELACDFIERLDPDIIIQRLTGEGDSKTHVAPAWAMNKTGTINRIKQVLTKRGTCQGSFYGKTAIS
- a CDS encoding thermonuclease family protein gives rise to the protein MKTPKEFVLIQTAVLIIAVAIYAGIKLLPVVDKTSVNKRESSFVARVVDGDTLRLSDGRKVRLIGVDTPEVHYSEKLLRDSKRTHKDVDVIRSLGRRSADFTRRLCEGKAIKIEKDITKLDRYGRILGYVYLEDGIFVNAEIIKEGYGQVMTIPPNVKYSEYFYNLQREARNKRIGLWADTDVM
- a CDS encoding flippase, which translates into the protein MEKLSKNVTWLAAANIVSSLFSTVLFVYLARMLGPDAFGYISYAFTIAFFLANFVDIGLSTYGIREIAKTPDKVHDYVSEIVSFRFLIASALFAMLCAVTLISSHSSSMKAVILASGLMLFTFAVGTEWAFQGVEKMRMVFISCAVTSFLQLGLTLIFVKRPSDLLKAPVIYFLATLPIIVVFLRLFKYRVLLKKADVKKIFSYLSSAVVIWSISIFAQVYNGLDIFIVGLFRPIEDVGYFTIARRVIGAFIMFMVFLTNAILPRLSHASCNDPELFKSTTRKFFRMCVAVTIFVLVPAIFLCERVILMAVGWEYLPAVLPLNIMIVGLVFVLFNLPYSTGLIACGMEKDVMIQTAASAALSLLINFIIIPIYGIIGAAISFTIVEIFAFVWIFWIYEKRIRRTIASKK
- a CDS encoding glucose-1-phosphate adenylyltransferase, which encodes MKKVIALILGGGQGKRLFPLTMYRSKPAVPIGGKYRLIDIPISNCLHSGLKDIYVLTQFNSESLNNHINNTYRFDYFSRAFVRILAAEQTVDNTSWFQGTADAVRRNLSHLDLKGDEQILILSGDHLYNMDYRELIDYHISRKADVTVSAIPVSEKEVGEFGILKMSKEGRIASFKEKPKSRAELKGYKISSGVDGNYLASMGVYVFNSRTLTEALSGNDADFGKEVIPHSIKRSRSFGYTFSGYWKDVGTIQSFYEVNMGMSASKQQFSFFYDGSLFTRPRFLPSARIFNSDIKNSLITEGSVISDADITNSIIGLRSIIGKNCRISRTVMMGADYYEAKDSKEVISVGIGDGAFIDKAIVDKNARIGKNVTIKNMRNIDNFDGENYFIRDGIVIVPKGAIIKPGTKI
- a CDS encoding diguanylate cyclase, which gives rise to MHKFRLQVRVTLLIAGLSLLFISIFTSIQLNNHLDRLNSYNKYRARVGTIIVKTTLEMLLKGIDTDETVPAIFEAAVESFSKEGIADRISIMSMDGNAIATNDPIAKEFGETKEDINTYLRLSKTAEGNDWFYSTVNGKTKMIDIYIPIWLGNSPKYIAKLSFSIANISKAVADILIPIALTAIAVIIGNLFLGFMLVRTIVWPIRLLNKATKEISSGNLDLNVKINTRDEIQELGDTFNLMTIALKKMKERAENVNPLTKLPGNTIIREEVERRIKINEKFVAVHIDLDNFKAYNDHYGIAKGDDIIKFTCDVIENAVKLKGAPGDFVGHEGGDDFFMITSPARADAIAQEIIHQFDTKVRAFYNKEDLDIGFIVEKSRRGELMKFPIMTISLAGVTNQLRAISSYGELTNIAVNIKSRVKQVQKSTFLLDRRTQ
- a CDS encoding glycine zipper family protein codes for the protein MVKIASVIFVAAILIVSVSGSVYSMDDDSSRELLKQGLLGAGTGAIASGASGGDAGKGALIGAGTGAIGGILLDAITKPSSSSRRTAAATQDEYYDDQQEEYYEEPQQESGTQKALKQGLLGAGTGAIASGASGGNAGQGALIGAGTGIIGGILLDSLTQPSQPKKVYKRRPQAVTQQIQTQQNVKVEEEQAGSEGGKKKIIKKYDPTGKLVSEEEVYY
- a CDS encoding FAD-binding oxidoreductase → MRNTAKPVFYAFKYRMLYGIFNDMVIKSDIDAIRNYFEDSSNLKGGHADKVVVPEDAEELSSFIKTAAAEGAPVTVSGGGTGTTGSRIPFGGVALSMEKFNVIREVSVDGMSAIAGAGVFVDALKSAAEAMGLFYVSHPTEGSAMIGGTVATNASGARSFRYGPTRKYVKRLKMVMADGEIFEITRGEKFLSKNDSYISFPSGRSVKIPMPSYVMPAVKNSAGYYITDGMDLIDLFIGQEGTLSVITEVEMGLVKKPAAVLSCFVFFKKEEDAWFFSEEIKKRRNMGVMSVEYFDMNAVRMLMAKNSNVPRDSEAAIFFEQDMDELKIESVLSGWEAAISRHSSSLDDTWVAMNEKEAQAFTALRYAIPETINDIIRRSGFKKFSTDIAVPDDNFLKMLKFYRKIFRRERIGHVIFGHIGESHLHVNILPTSPEEVRVAEKLAAEFVKKGVSLGGTISAEHGVGKLKHRYLETMYGRRGVLEMARLKKTLDPKCILGLDNIFDKELLV